The Saccharothrix violaceirubra genome segment GCCCGCCATCACGGCCAGGCCGGTGATCCGGACGGACGGACCGCCGGGCACGGTCGGCGTCTTGTACGTGCTGTCGTCGAACGCGCCCATGATGCCGGACCCGTCGACGCGCACGGTGACGTCTTCCGGCACGTAGATCTCCACGCCGCCCCAGAAGGCGAGGATGTTGATCACTGTCTCCTGCTGGGCGAAGCGCGCCTTGGACAGGTCCAGCACCACCCCGCCCATGATCGCGACGGCGGTGTGCGTGGCGGGCACGACCCACTCGCCCTTGCGCTCGACCCCGGAGAAGATCGCCACGGACGACGCCGAACCGGGCGTGCCGCCGACCCGCTGCGACGGGTGGTTGCCGCCGATCGGCGCGGGCACGGGCAGGCCGGGGCCGCCGAGGTCGGCGGTCAGCGGCACGAGTTCGCCGTACGTCTTCGCCGCGTACGCCGCGGCCAGCCGTTCGTCCAGCTCCACCAGGTCGAGTCGGCCGTCGCCGTGCGCGCGCTGGAGCAGCTCGGCGACCTTCTGGCGGTCGGCGTCGGAGGCACGCATCTGACTGGGTTCGGGCACCAGCTCGTCGCTCACCCGAACGAGTCTAAGTCCTCACCGCGAGCAGCAAGAAGAACGTGACCAGACCCAGCGCGACCGCCACCGCGATCGTCACCACCAGCGGCAACGAGAACGTCACGCCCAGCAGAGCCCCGACCCCGGCCGCCAGGGGACCGACGACCCACGGCGCGATCGAACGCGACTCCGCGGCCGAGGCGGGCGAGGTCGGCGAGAAGGGGAGCGGGTGCAGATCCGCGGTCGACCGCGCCCACAACCGGGTCCCGGACGCGTTCGACGCCGCGATCAGCCGCCCGTCCGGGCTGATCGCCACCGGTCCGTGCCCGCCCGGCCGTGCCAGTAGGTGCAGTTCCCGGCCGGATGCCACGTCCAGCAGCCGCACCCGGTCCGGTTCGCTGATCGCCAACGTGTCCCAACTGAGCGCGGCGGCCCGGCCCGTGAAGGAGATCAGCGGTTGCCGGCGGGAATCGAACACCTGTCCGCTCCCCGCGACGAGCCCGCCACCGGCCACCACGGGCTCGACGAGCTGACCAAGCAGGTCGTCGCCGCTCCACACCTCGGTCCCGGACGCCAGTCGGTGGAGCGTCAGTTCGCCCGCGAACGTCGTGGACTCCGGTACGTACTGGAGTGCATTCGACTCCTGCCACCTCCCCGACTCCCGCCACCACAACGTCGCATCCGGCGCGAGCAGCTTGTCCGGCGTGGAGAAGCTGAGATCACCCGAAGGCTTCGCCGAGTACGGCAGGATCTCGGCCGCACGCCAAGAACCCACGTCGACCAGCTCCACGCCATGCGAGGTCGGCACGCCCAACACCCGCCCGTCCGGGCTGAACGCCGGCGACGAGATCACCTCGAACGCCGCCACCCGCCGCCAGTCCCCGGTGTCCCACACCCACCTGCCGCACACGAACCACCGGCCGTCGGGGCTGAACACCGGCACTCCGGTCACATCCAGCTTCGCGGTCCACGTCCACGACTCGAAGGACAAGGACGGCGCGGGACGGACGAACACCGGTGCCACCGGTGCCCGTCCCGCGTACGCCACCAACAGACGCCCGCTGACCTGGTCGTTCCCCGTCGGGGTCTGGGCCGGGTTCACCGAGCGGACCTGCTCGTACACGTACTCGTACAGCTCGCGCGAGGTGATCAGACCGTCCTGGTCAAGGTCGGCCGCGCCCGTGCGCAGGCCGGTGACGATCGCCTCGGTGAAGATCGACCGGGTCGGCGTGCCGGTCACCGAGCCGGACGGTTCGTACGCCCACTGGACGTGGGTCGACGCGGTCATCACGGCGCAGCCCCGACCGTCGTCGAGCTGCGCCAAGACGTCCACGCCACCGGCGGCCTTGGGCACGGCACCGGGCGGGAAGGCGCCGCCGTAGCAGCAGTCCAGCCACACCAGCACTTTCCGCGCACGACCGGAGTCGATCAGGTCGCGGACGAACTCGGCCGAGACGCCACTCGCGGCGAGTCGGTCGGCCCGCGTGTCGGACGCGACGAAGTGCAGCCGCCCGCGCATGTCCTTGATCCCGTGCCCGGACAGGTAGAGCAGGAGGACGTCCTCCCGGTCCGCTTCGCCGAAGAACTCGTCGAGCGCCAGGCGCAGGTCGTGTGCCGACCGATTGACCAGGACAGACGCGGTGAACGCCCCGATCGTGGGCGCGGTGAGCACGTCGGCGAGGGCGACGGCGTCGTGGCGGGGGGCGCGGAGTGCGTCGTACGCGGGATCGTCGTACGTGTCGGTCGCTATCAGCAATGCCTTGCGCACGACTCACTATCGTCGCCCCTATGGCGAGCATTTCCCACCGGGTGACCATCGAGGTCCTGGGCGACGACCCGGCCGAGGTCGACGCGGAGGCACGGAGACTGCTCGCCGAGCTGGAGGCCCTGGACTACGACCCGGAGTTCGCGAAGGGCCCGCCCCCACCTCCGGACACCAAGGGCTGGGACCCGGTTTCGGTGACCACCGTCGTGGTGACGGTGACCGGCCCGCAGGCCTTCTTGTTGCTAGGACGCACCCTGCACGCCTGGGCATCCCGCGACCGCCACCGCCGCCTCCGGGTTGACGACGGAGGCGAGCCGGTGGAGGTCAGCGGCGAAGATCCGATGCGGAGGTTCTTCAGCCGCGAGGCCGGATGAACCCACGCCAGTCCACGGCGGGGACGGTCAGGACCGGCCCATCGGGGTTCTTCGAGTCCCGAATGGACACCCGGTCCGCTGAGCGGGCAACCTCGACACAGTTTTCCGGTTCACTGTGGCTGCTCTTCTGCCACATGACCTCGACGCAGTTCGCCTGGCTGGTGCTGTGGCTGCTCTTCTGCCACATGACCTCGACGCAGTTCGCCTGGTCGGTGCTGTAGCTGCTCTTGCGCCACATGGATGCTCCTAGGGTTCGGACATCTCGCCCGCGATCTTGGCAATCAGCCCGACTGACTGCTCGGGTGACAGCGCCAAGTCACGCAGCTTGTGCCAGGCAAGCCTAGCGTGCTCCAGATGGACCTCTTCCTCCAGAAAGGCGCTGGTTCCTCGCCCCTCTACATAGACCAAACCCGGCTGATCATTGAATTCCAGTCTCACAAATGCTCCCGACAGCCCTGGGTGTGCGATTGAGTCGAACGGCACGATCAGAATCTCCATGTTCGGCCGACTGGTCAGCGCCATGAGGTGTCGGAGTTGAGCGTGCATCATCTGCCTGTCGCCGAGTGGTCGCCGGAGTGCGATCTCGTCGATGATCAGGTGGACGTGTGCCCGACCCAGGACGAACTGCCTGCCCATTCGGGTCGCGACCAGGTTGTCCAGTTCGCCCACGGTCAGGTTGTAGGTTCCTCCCGCGATGATCGCGCGGGCGTAGTCCGGGGTCTGGGTCAACCCTGGCATGACCATCGGTTCGAAGTTGTAGAGGGCGCTCGCCTCGGCTTCGATCGTGATCAGATCTTTCCAGTGTCCGGGCAGCTTGCCGTGGACGGCGTGCCAGTTTCGGCCTTCTCCGTCCCTGACCAGCGCGACCAGTTCGTGCCGCAATGCGGCCGGAGCTTGGAGGTAGCCGAGGATGGCGGCGACCTCATCGACCTGTAGGCCGCGTTGCCCAGTCTCCATTCGGCTTATCTTGCTCTCCGAACAGCCGATCGCCTTCGCCACTTCCGCGCAGCTCAGACCCCTTGCGCGGCGAAGTGCCCGCAATTCGGTCGATACTCTGCGCTGGCGGAAGGATGCCCCCTTGCTCGTCATGCGCCTCACCTTCCAGCCTTGCCACCATGGCACGAAAGTCCTGTCACCCCATGGGGCCTCTTGCGAGACACCACGGCAAGGAATCACCTTATTCACCATGCAGAAGAGCTGGAAGATCGCCGGTGTCCACGCCGATTGGACTTTGACCGTCGACATCGTCCCACCCGAGACGGACGGTGACGAACCCCTCGGCAAGCTCACCCGAAACCCCGACTTCAACAATCTCGTCGGCCACTTCCGGACCATCGTCGAGATGAACGAGGCACTCCAGGACCTTCAGATCACCTGAAAGGCGAGTGATCATGATGGAGTTCCTTGCCTGGTACGACCCGGAGGTGGACGTCCCCGTGGTCGTGCGTTCGGCATCGGACCTGGACCGGGTGATCGACGTCGTCAAGTACGACGACGGCCCCACGCTGATCCAGCTCAACGCCCTCGACCCGCGCGACGGGCTCCTCGTCATCGGCGTGTTCGCCTCCAAGAACCGGGGCACGCTGCTCTACCGGGGTCCTCAGGGCATGTGGTTCAGCAAGGGCATCGCTCCATACCCCGGCGAAACTCTCCTCTACCGCTACCTGGACGCCGAGGTCGACTACCCCTCCGACGCCGAGATCCCGCTCCACCAGGTCGTGAAAGCCGCTCACGACTACCTGGTGGACGCCCGCCTCCCCGCCGGCCCCACCTGGCAACCCCCGCCGACCTGGTACCCCGCGTAACCCCCGAGCCAGTCCTCGCGACCGGGACGTCCGGACCGTACTGTGCCCGCATGGACGTCCTGGTCGTAGATCACCCGCTGGCCCGCGCTCGCCTCACGACCATGCGCGACGCCCGCACGGACAACGCGACGTTCCGCGCCGCGCTGCACGAACTGACCGTCATGCTCGTCTACGAGGCCACGCGCGACGCCGCCGTGGCGACCGACCGCGTCCACACCCCGGTGGCCCGCACCACCGGTTACCGGCTGGCGAACCCGCCTTTGCTCGTCCCCGTGCTCCGCGCGGGACTGGGCATGGCCGACGAAGCCCACAAGCTCATCCCCGACGCCCAGATGGGCTTCGTCGGCCTGGCCCGGGACGAGGAAACGCTCAAACCCCGCCCCTACATGGAATCCCTGCCCGCGGACCTGGCGAACCGCCCGGTGTTCGTGCTCGACCCGATGCTCGCCACGGGCGGTTCGCTGGTCTACGCGATCACCCTGCTGACCAAGCGCGGCGCGTCCGACGTGACCGCGATCTGCGCCCTGGCCGCCCCCGAGGGCCTCAAGCGCCTGGAGGAATCCGGCCTGCCGGTCCGCGTGGTGACGGCCAGCGTCGACGAACGCCTGAACGACTCGGGCTTCATCGTCCCCGGCCTCGGCGACGCCGGCGACCGTCTCTACGGCGCCGTCTGAGCCAACTCCCCGGCGTGGTCGGCGGCCCAGTCGGCCAGAGTCCGTCCCTTCCGCCCCGTGATCCGCTCGAAGTCGTCGGTCAGCGGCGGCGGTTCTTCGTTGTGCTGGGCGAAATACCCCATCAGGTACTCCGCGACGTCGTACGGCAGGCCGACGTCGCGGATCAGGGTCTCCCGCTGCTGCCGGTAGGTCAGGGCCTCGAAGCCGATCGTTCTCCCCAACCCCCTCCCGATCGCCTCGGCCTGCTGCCGGTGCGTGAGCAGTTCCGGTCCGGACAGCCGGTACGCCTGCCCGTGGTGGCCGTCCTCCGTCAACGCGTGCACCGCGACCTCCGCGATGTCGCCTTCGTGCACGGGCGCACCCAACGCGTCCGGGTAGGCCGCGCGGACGACGTCCTCCTCTTTGATCGTCCGCGCCCACACCAGCTTGTTCGACATGAACTCGCCGGGGCGCACGTGCGTCCACTGTGGACTGATCTCCTCGATCGCCCGCTCCACCGCCTCGTGGGTCTCGCAACTTCCTGCCCGCTGCGCGGCGACGGCGTCCGATGACAGGAACACCACCCGTTCCACTCCGGACGCCCGCGTCAGCAGGTCCCGGACGAGTGCGGCCGGGTCCGGCTCCTCGATCGCCGCCACCAGGAACAACGCCGTCACACCGTCCAGCGGCACGCTTTCCGGTCGCACCAGGTCGCCCCGCACCGCGTCCGCCCCCGGGATCTCCACGTCCCGTCGCGACAGTGCACGCGGCCTGACCCCGCGCCGCCCGAGCTGCCGCACGACTTCGCCGCCCACGGTTCCGGTCGCGCCGGTCACCAGGATCGTCATGTCCCCTCCTATTCAAACTTGAGCAAGGCGACGCTAGCGCGATCGCGGTCCTGTGCGCACATGCAAACTTTTGCGTTGTCTGTGAATAAGTCATCCGGCGCGAATCACCCAGGATGCGCGGATTCGTCCGTTCGGCCGTAGTGGTGGTCTAGACCTCATCACTACCGTGGTCCAGACCACAGCCGGCAACGCCGCCGCCAGGTTCACACGAGGAGAAGCATGAAGAGCAGGAGATGGGTGGTCCCCGCCCTTCTGGTTTCCGCTCTGGGCATGACGCTTGCGCCCGCGGCGCAGGCGCACGGCAACGATCACGACCGCGACAAGCCGCGCACCGTCGGGTACTACACCGCGTGGAGTGGCTACGACCGCAACTTCCTCGTCAACGACCTGGTCAAGAACGGAACCGCGGCCCGCCTGACGCACCTGAACTACGCGTTCGGCTTCCTGGACGCGGAGGGCAAGTGCTACAGCCCCGACCCGGACGCCGACTTCAAGCGGCAGTTCACGGCGGCGCAGAGCGTGAGCGGCAAGGCGGACGTCGCCGGGCAGCCGCTGGCGGGCAACCTCAACCAGCTCAAGCAGCTGAAGAAGAAGTTCCCGAAGCTGAAGGTCTACATCTCGCTCGGTGGCTGGAGCGGCTCGAAGTACTTCTCCGACGCGGCGTTGACGCCCGAGTCCCGGGCCGCGCACGTGAAGTCGTGCGTCGACCTGTGGCTCAAGGGCAACGTCCCGGGCCTGAAGCCCGGTGCCGCCGCCGGCATCTTCGACGGCATCGACCTGGACTGGGAGTGGCCGTCGAGCCCGGCCAACGACGGCAACGTCATCCGGGTCGAGGACAAGGTCAACTTCACCGCGCTGCTGCGTGAGTACCGCAAGCAGTTCGCCCCGTTGTCTTGGCGCAACGGCAAGAAGTACGACCTGACCGCGTTCCTGCCCGCCAACCCGGGCATGCTCGACCGCGGCTTCGAGGTTCCGAAGGTGTTCTCCCTGTTGACCTTCGGCACGGTTCAGGGGTACGACTACCACGGTGGTTGGGACTCGACGACGAACCAGCAGTCCGCGCTGCGGACGCCGGCGGGCGACCCGACCAACTCGAACTTCAGCACCCAGGTGGTCGTGGACCACTACCTGAAGTCGGGTGCGCCGCGCTCGAAGATCGTGTTCGGCGTCCCGTTCTTCAGCCGCGGCTGGACCGGGGTGAAGAACGAGAACAACGGCCTGTTCCAGCCCGTCTCCGGGCCGGCGCCGGCCACGTACGAAGCGGGCCAGGAGGACTACAAGACCCTCAAGGCGCAGCTCTCGAAGTTCAAGGTGTACCGGGACGAGAAGGCCGGGCACGCCTGGCTGTTCGACGGGACGACCTTCTGGACGTGGGACGACCCGACCGAGCTGAAGCGCAAGGGTCGGTACATCTCCGATCGCAAGCTTGGCGGCGCGATGATCTGGTCACTCGACAGCGACACCGCTGACGGCGAGTTGATCAGGGCGCTGCAGAGCGGACTGTCCTGATAGGGGCAGTCTGAACGGGGCCCGGGGGATTTCGCGGCGGCCGTCCCCCGGGCCCTGCCTTACTTCTTTCCTCGAAACCCCGTCCGGCCTGGTGCCGGACGGGGTTTTCGTCTACAAGCGTAGACTTTCCCGCTGCCTGTCGTCGGCTACCGTCGCCAGCCGTTGACGTTCGCCCGCACGGCCCGCTCGTACATCTCGCCGATCGTCAGCTCGGCGGGCAGGTTTCCGTTGAGTTCCAGGCTGACCAGGCCGTGGACCATGCCCCACACCGCGATGCCGATGTGCTCCTCCGGCGCGGCCACGAAGATCTCCAGCTCGATGGCGCGGCGGACGTTGTCGAGCACCGGCTGGAACGTGCGCAGCGCGGCCGAACCGGTCTCCTCGGAGGGTTCGAAGTTGGGCACGACCTTGCTGAACATCACGAGGTAGAACTGCGGGTCGGCCAGGGCGCTGCGGCGGTAGGCCAGCCCGATCCGGACGATGTTCTCCACGGGGTCGTCGCTGAGCGGTACGGCCGCGACCCGTTCGCCGAAACGGCGGAACGCCTCTTCGTACAACGCGTCCAGCAACGCCGGCTTGCCGCCGAACAGCGAATACACCGCTGTGGTCGAGGTGTTGACATCGGCGGCGAGCCTGCGCAAGCTCAGGGCGTTCGGTCCTTCCGATGACAACAATTCACCCGCGCGGTCGAGCAGGCGGGCACGCAGCGCGTCGTCGTGGGTCTTCGGTCTCGGCACCGGGCCATCTTATCGCAACAGTGTTACAAAACACGGTCTGGTCTCCGTGGTATCAACTTGGTACCGTCTTTTTCCATGGCGATGACCCTGCGTCTGAGCGATGAGGAAAACCGGCGTCTCGACGAGTTGGCGGCCGTCGAGGGGCGCTCCAAGCAGGAGGTCGTGCGGCTCGCGCTGGCCGACCGGTGGTCGCGTCTGCAGAAGGAGGAGCAGCTCTCCGAGGTCCTCGGACGCGTACTCCCGAAGTACCGGGGTCTCCTCGAACGCATGGGACCGGCCTGACCGCACACTTTCGAGCGATCCCCGGGTGGTTTCGACTGTCCCTCGAACACGTGTTCGATAACCTGACCCCATGCCCTCGACCGACCCGACACACCTCCACAGGTGTGAACGTGCACCCGGCCCCGGCGCGCACCGGTATGGTGCGCCGTTGAAGATCGGGTCGTGTTCGGTGTGCGCGGGGGCGCACGACGCGACCGACACCATCCTCTTCGCGGGGGCGAAGAGACGATTCGGACCCGGGGCGTTGGACGAGCTGGTGAACTCGACGCTGCCCTGGCGACAGGGAGCGCGTCAAGCTGTGGTGAATTACCTCGACGCCGGCGACTTGCTGGTGCTGGCGACCGCCGTGACCGGTGGCGACCTGGTCGTGCGCGACCTCGGCCTGCTCGACTCGGCGGCACACCGTCCCCGTGCCACGGTGTTGGGCGTCGAGGCCTACGACACGTTATGGCTCAAGGCGTCGGCACTGCTGGACTCGATCGTCCGCACCCGCCCCTTGGGTGAGGGCAACTGGCGCCTGGGCTGGGTGGCCGCCGTGACCTTGTGCGACATCAACGGCTGGTGGATAGACGCCGAGGAGGACGAGGCCCTGGACCTGGTCCGCGCCCTCGGCCGAGACCAGATCGACGTCCCCGGCTTAGCCGCCCACCTGGAAGCCTGGTCCCTCCCCAAAACCCCGTGACCTCCGCTTCCGACTCGGGCCGCCGCCCACCCACCCCTCTCCAGCCCAGGAGACCCGCGCCCAGCCAAAGCGCGAGTTATGCACTCGGACACCGCGAGTCGTGCATTCAAGCACCGCGAGTCGTGCATTCAGGCACCCATCCGGACCGCCAGTCCGCAAATCTGACGGCTGCCACGCGAGTCACGCGTCCGAACACCGCGAAGTCCGCACGCCCCAAGCCAGAACTCCCGGCATCGCAAGCCGAGTCCAGCAGCCCCCAACCGCACCCAACCCCCTCACCTCCACCAACACGCGAGTCCTCCGCTCAGACACCCCGAAATACGCACTCGGACACCCTGAAATACGCACTCGGACACCTCGAACCACGCACTCGGCACCCCGGCGCGTTCAGGCACTCTGAGCGGACCGCCCTGGCCGTCAGGCCGGCAAGGTCCGGTGTGCGGGTGGCCGGATCGGGCCGTGCCCGTGCGGATCGGGTGGGCGGCGAGCCAAGATCGGCACCGCCTGCCCCGAGCGGGCCAAGATCGGCGTCGTCCGTCCCAGCGGGCAAGCTGAGATCGGTATTACCCCGTCCGGGTTGACCTGGAGTGCGCTCCAGCTCCTACGGTCGAAGGCGTGACCTACTCGATCGCTCAAGCGGCCGAGCGCAGCGGGCTCTCGATCGACACGCTGCGCTACTACGAACGGATCGGGCTGGTGGAACCGCCGGCCCGGACCACGGGCGGGCGGCGCAGCTACACCGACGAGGACCTCAACTGGCTCGCGTTCCTGACCCGGATGCGCACCACGGGCATGCCCATCCGGATGCTGAGCGAGTACGCGCAGCTCCGAAACCGCGGCCCCGCCGCCGCGGGTCGCCGGATGCAGATCCTGTGCGAGCACCGGGCCTCCGTGCGGGAGCGGATCGCCGAGTTGCAGGTGTCACTCAGCGTGCTCGATTACAAGATCGCGCACTACGAACAGATCGAGCAGTCGCTCGTCCAGGAAGGAATCACCGCGTGACACTCCTCGGCACCCTCGAAGTCGGCCCACAGGGTCTGGGCTGCATGGGCATGAGCCAGGCCTACGGCACGGGCGACGAGCAGGAGTCCATCCGCACCGTCCACCGCGCCCTCGAACTCGGCGTCACGCTGCTCGACACGGCCGACGCGTACGGCGACGGCGCCAACGAGGAACTCGTCGGCCGCGCCATCGCCGACCGCCGCGACCAGGTCGTGCTGGCCACGAAGTTCGCCTTGGCCGACACCGAACGCCGCCCGCGTGGCGACGCACCGTACGTGAAGCGCGCCCTCGAGGCGTCCCTCAAGCGGCTGAACGTCGACCACATCGACCTCTACTACCAACACCGCGTCGACCGGACCGTCCCGATCGAGGAGACGGTCGGTGCGATGGCGGAACTCGTCGAAGCGGGCAAGGTGCGGCACCTCGGGTTGTCCGAGGCCTCGGCCGCCACGATCCGGCGCGCGCACGCCGTCCACCCGATCACCGCGTTGCAAAGCGAGTGGTCGCTGTGGACCCGCGACATCGAGCACGAGATCGTCCCCACGTGCGCCGAACTGGGCATCGGCATCGTGCCGTTCTCGCCGCTGGGCCGCGGTTTCCTCACCGGCCGGATCGCGTCGACCGACCAGCTCGAAGCCGACGACATGCGCCACCGGCTGCCCCGCTTCAGCGACGAGAACTTCGACCGCAACGCGGCGATCGTGGCCGCGTTGACCGCGTTGGCCGCCGAGAAGGGCGTCACGCCCGGTCAGTTGGCGTTGGCCTGGGTCCAGCACCAGGGTGACCACGTCGTGCCGATCCCGGGCACGAAGCGTGTCCGCTACCTGGAGGAGAACGTCGCCGCCACGCGGCTGACCCTCACCGGGCAGGACCTGGCGACCATCGAGGAAGTCGCCGGTCAGGCGGCCGGCGGTCGGTACACGCCGGCGATGGAACAGTTGTCCGACAAGTGATCGCGCGGGACGGTGGCCCGGCCACCGTCCCCCGATCTCAGTACACGACGATCCCGTTGCGCATGTTGTACTCCTTGGCGCCCTGCGCGGCGAGGACCGTGGACACCACCACGCCGATGATCCACAACGGGAACGCGATGAACCACCCGAGCACGGTCACCGCGAGCAGCCACAACGGGAAGTTGGCCAGCAGCAGGCCGATCCCCAACCCGGTCTGGTTCACGTAGAGGTTCCCCGCGCCGAGCCACAGGATCGACAGCAGGACGGCGATCCCGGACGACTTCGGCGTCACGACCCGCATCGGCACGCCGTACCCGAACCCCGGCGCCACGGGCACGGGCTGGGCGAACGTCGGCTGCCCGTAGTTGGGCGGCGGCGGTGCCTGCGGCGGCGGCGGTGTCGGCCACGCGGCCGTGCCACAGACCTGACAGGTGGTGTTCGGCGGTTGCAGCGATGCGCCGCAAGAGCCACACATGGGCGGCGGGAACATGATCGACCTCCGGTGGTCCGTCACGCTGTGCGTCGAACTGTGGCATCAGGGCGTTACGCGTCGGGTCACCCGTACCGGGTGACCACCACTACCGGTGGTTCGGGGACAATCGGTGACGGGGAGTGTGCGACCCGGGAACCGATCCGGGTGCTGCGCGTCCCTGTAGTAGTGACCGGGAGGGAGTCATGGACACTCGCAGCATCGAGACCATCCAGCGCAATCGACGGATCACCTGGGGTGGTGGCCTTTCGATCGGGATCGGGCTGATCGGGCTGCCGCTGGTGTTGTTCGGGGTGTGGCCGGGACTCGACCA includes the following:
- a CDS encoding caspase family protein; protein product: MRKALLIATDTYDDPAYDALRAPRHDAVALADVLTAPTIGAFTASVLVNRSAHDLRLALDEFFGEADREDVLLLYLSGHGIKDMRGRLHFVASDTRADRLAASGVSAEFVRDLIDSGRARKVLVWLDCCYGGAFPPGAVPKAAGGVDVLAQLDDGRGCAVMTASTHVQWAYEPSGSVTGTPTRSIFTEAIVTGLRTGAADLDQDGLITSRELYEYVYEQVRSVNPAQTPTGNDQVSGRLLVAYAGRAPVAPVFVRPAPSLSFESWTWTAKLDVTGVPVFSPDGRWFVCGRWVWDTGDWRRVAAFEVISSPAFSPDGRVLGVPTSHGVELVDVGSWRAAEILPYSAKPSGDLSFSTPDKLLAPDATLWWRESGRWQESNALQYVPESTTFAGELTLHRLASGTEVWSGDDLLGQLVEPVVAGGGLVAGSGQVFDSRRQPLISFTGRAAALSWDTLAISEPDRVRLLDVASGRELHLLARPGGHGPVAISPDGRLIAASNASGTRLWARSTADLHPLPFSPTSPASAAESRSIAPWVVGPLAAGVGALLGVTFSLPLVVTIAVAVALGLVTFFLLLAVRT
- a CDS encoding type II toxin-antitoxin system death-on-curing family toxin; the protein is MVNYLDAGDLLVLATAVTGGDLVVRDLGLLDSAAHRPRATVLGVEAYDTLWLKASALLDSIVRTRPLGEGNWRLGWVAAVTLCDINGWWIDAEEDEALDLVRALGRDQIDVPGLAAHLEAWSLPKTP
- a CDS encoding helix-turn-helix domain-containing protein, producing the protein MTSKGASFRQRRVSTELRALRRARGLSCAEVAKAIGCSESKISRMETGQRGLQVDEVAAILGYLQAPAALRHELVALVRDGEGRNWHAVHGKLPGHWKDLITIEAEASALYNFEPMVMPGLTQTPDYARAIIAGGTYNLTVGELDNLVATRMGRQFVLGRAHVHLIIDEIALRRPLGDRQMMHAQLRHLMALTSRPNMEILIVPFDSIAHPGLSGAFVRLEFNDQPGLVYVEGRGTSAFLEEEVHLEHARLAWHKLRDLALSPEQSVGLIAKIAGEMSEP
- a CDS encoding SDR family oxidoreductase, with the protein product MTILVTGATGTVGGEVVRQLGRRGVRPRALSRRDVEIPGADAVRGDLVRPESVPLDGVTALFLVAAIEEPDPAALVRDLLTRASGVERVVFLSSDAVAAQRAGSCETHEAVERAIEEISPQWTHVRPGEFMSNKLVWARTIKEEDVVRAAYPDALGAPVHEGDIAEVAVHALTEDGHHGQAYRLSGPELLTHRQQAEAIGRGLGRTIGFEALTYRQQRETLIRDVGLPYDVAEYLMGYFAQHNEEPPPLTDDFERITGRKGRTLADWAADHAGELAQTAP
- a CDS encoding DUF397 domain-containing protein; the encoded protein is MWRKSSYSTDQANCVEVMWQKSSHSTSQANCVEVMWQKSSHSEPENCVEVARSADRVSIRDSKNPDGPVLTVPAVDWRGFIRPRG
- a CDS encoding Imm1 family immunity protein yields the protein MMEFLAWYDPEVDVPVVVRSASDLDRVIDVVKYDDGPTLIQLNALDPRDGLLVIGVFASKNRGTLLYRGPQGMWFSKGIAPYPGETLLYRYLDAEVDYPSDAEIPLHQVVKAAHDYLVDARLPAGPTWQPPPTWYPA
- a CDS encoding TetR/AcrR family transcriptional regulator, translating into MPRPKTHDDALRARLLDRAGELLSSEGPNALSLRRLAADVNTSTTAVYSLFGGKPALLDALYEEAFRRFGERVAAVPLSDDPVENIVRIGLAYRRSALADPQFYLVMFSKVVPNFEPSEETGSAALRTFQPVLDNVRRAIELEIFVAAPEEHIGIAVWGMVHGLVSLELNGNLPAELTIGEMYERAVRANVNGWRR
- the upp gene encoding uracil phosphoribosyltransferase translates to MDVLVVDHPLARARLTTMRDARTDNATFRAALHELTVMLVYEATRDAAVATDRVHTPVARTTGYRLANPPLLVPVLRAGLGMADEAHKLIPDAQMGFVGLARDEETLKPRPYMESLPADLANRPVFVLDPMLATGGSLVYAITLLTKRGASDVTAICALAAPEGLKRLEESGLPVRVVTASVDERLNDSGFIVPGLGDAGDRLYGAV
- a CDS encoding MerR family transcriptional regulator is translated as MTYSIAQAAERSGLSIDTLRYYERIGLVEPPARTTGGRRSYTDEDLNWLAFLTRMRTTGMPIRMLSEYAQLRNRGPAAAGRRMQILCEHRASVRERIAELQVSLSVLDYKIAHYEQIEQSLVQEGITA
- a CDS encoding aldo/keto reductase, yielding MGMSQAYGTGDEQESIRTVHRALELGVTLLDTADAYGDGANEELVGRAIADRRDQVVLATKFALADTERRPRGDAPYVKRALEASLKRLNVDHIDLYYQHRVDRTVPIEETVGAMAELVEAGKVRHLGLSEASAATIRRAHAVHPITALQSEWSLWTRDIEHEIVPTCAELGIGIVPFSPLGRGFLTGRIASTDQLEADDMRHRLPRFSDENFDRNAAIVAALTALAAEKGVTPGQLALAWVQHQGDHVVPIPGTKRVRYLEENVAATRLTLTGQDLATIEEVAGQAAGGRYTPAMEQLSDK
- a CDS encoding type II toxin-antitoxin system VapB family antitoxin; protein product: MAMTLRLSDEENRRLDELAAVEGRSKQEVVRLALADRWSRLQKEEQLSEVLGRVLPKYRGLLERMGPA
- a CDS encoding glycoside hydrolase family 18 protein yields the protein MTLAPAAQAHGNDHDRDKPRTVGYYTAWSGYDRNFLVNDLVKNGTAARLTHLNYAFGFLDAEGKCYSPDPDADFKRQFTAAQSVSGKADVAGQPLAGNLNQLKQLKKKFPKLKVYISLGGWSGSKYFSDAALTPESRAAHVKSCVDLWLKGNVPGLKPGAAAGIFDGIDLDWEWPSSPANDGNVIRVEDKVNFTALLREYRKQFAPLSWRNGKKYDLTAFLPANPGMLDRGFEVPKVFSLLTFGTVQGYDYHGGWDSTTNQQSALRTPAGDPTNSNFSTQVVVDHYLKSGAPRSKIVFGVPFFSRGWTGVKNENNGLFQPVSGPAPATYEAGQEDYKTLKAQLSKFKVYRDEKAGHAWLFDGTTFWTWDDPTELKRKGRYISDRKLGGAMIWSLDSDTADGELIRALQSGLS
- a CDS encoding DUF1707 SHOCT-like domain-containing protein; its protein translation is MSDELVPEPSQMRASDADRQKVAELLQRAHGDGRLDLVELDERLAAAYAAKTYGELVPLTADLGGPGLPVPAPIGGNHPSQRVGGTPGSASSVAIFSGVERKGEWVVPATHTAVAIMGGVVLDLSKARFAQQETVINILAFWGGVEIYVPEDVTVRVDGSGIMGAFDDSTYKTPTVPGGPSVRITGLAVMAGVEVKRPKKKKLKGRKNPELES